The Bremerella cremea sequence CTCCGCTAACTCGGCCACCAGATCGGCCGTGCGTCGCAACACCATCTCTTCGCTCGGCTTGCCTTCAATATCTAGGGCCGCCGTTTCCAGCGTGACATGTCCAGGCAACTCGGTGCGCGCCGTTTCATGATCGTGAAAGAATCGCAACCAATGATCGATGCCGGAACGCATCTTGCCGGCTGCTGGAAAATCTTTGAGCCGACCAAAGATGGCATTCACTGTTTCCATGATGATGGGGGAAGAACGATAGCTTCGATCCATATCGACTGAATCGATCCCAGGAAGCGTATTCTCGACCGCATCGAAAATCTCTGCGACTCCGCCCCGCCAAGCATAGATGGCCTGCTTCATATCGCCTACGCACAACAGAGATCGATCTTGCGGCTGCTGGGCAATTTTCTGGGCAACGGGGCGAATGACCTCCCATTGGGTCGGCGAAGTATCTTGAAACTCATCCAGCAGCAAGTGTTCGATTTTACGATCGAGGCGAAACTGATTTTGAATCTCGGAATTCGTCTCTAAAGCGTCGCTCAATTTCCGGGTAACGTCTTCAAAGCGGTACCCGCGTCGCTGCCACTTGAGCCGTTCGTATTGTTCATGAAACCTAGCCAACAATTGATACGCACCCCGGTTTTGATCGACCGTTCGTCCGATCAAAATGCTTTGCACGTAGCGAATCAAGACTTGATAAACTTGGGTAACTTCTTCCGGGATTGGCTTGCGGCTGTAAACCTCTTCGCCTGCGAGAACCTTGGGGGTAAGTCCTGTATCGAAGAATTTTGGCCAGTTCGCCCCCCGAAATCGTTCGACGTCGGCAACGATTGCTTTCTTGAGTGCCTTGGCATCCGTTTCATAGCTATCCAGAAACGTAATTGCGTCTTCGACATCCTTGGCCTGAGGTGCGGCCGAGACGGTGAGAACTTGCCACGACGCTTCGTTCGACTCAAGAAAAATTCCGTAAAGGTCGTTTACCAGGTTCATCACCAGCCGCGAGACGCTTCGCTCCGAGCTACCTTTGCTTAGCAAATGCAACAATTGCACGACTTCGTTGGTCTCGGGATGCGCCAGGACACGATTGACCGCTTCCATCCGCAAGCGTTGGTCGTCGACATCGTCAAGGATGTTCCAATCAGGCGGCAAGCCTAACTCGAAGCTAAAACACTGAGCCAAGCGAATGAAGTGGCTATCGAGTGTCTTCACTTGCAAGCGGTGCATTTGCTGCGGAATTTGACGCAGGGCCTGCAAGCATTCGCTTTGTGTGATCGGTTTTCCTTCGATCGACACGTTTAGTTCCGCCAGTTTTTTGGGACTTGCCGCGGCATCGGCCAGACGCATCATGATGCGATCTAAAATCTCTCCTGCCGCTTTACGCGTAAACGTGGTAGCCAATATTTCATCGGGTCGACCACTATGAGCCACGATGCCAAGATAGCGGCTGGAAAGGCGATACGTCTTACCGCTACCCGCCGAAGCCCGAATAAGCGTGTTGGGAAAGGGAGTAGTAACGCTCATTGGGTCGCCTCCCATTTTCCGAGAACCGTGTCTTGGCAGATACGCGAAAATTCGTCGACATATTGCATTTCGGCTGGTGGAAAGAAGTTCCCTGCTCGGATGTTACGAATGGCATTTACGATGGTGGCATCCGCCTCGTCCAAGTCGTCTTCGTTCCATTTGGCCACCCGAAAGCGAACTTCTTCGCCCAGCTTGGGGAGCGTGATATAGCCGAGCGAAACCGGCCCACGGACTCCGACCGCTTTAACCAAGTGGCGATAGAACGGCAATTGAACGCCGGTCCAAACTTTTTCATTCCGGGGCCCTGTTTGATGATCTTTCTCCGGATCGCCCACGCTATCTCCGGTTTTGTAATCCCACACGGCCCATTCACCCGTTTCTAGGTTTTGGTCGATTCGATCGATCCGCCCTTCTAATTCGATTTCATCCTGGTCGACCTCAATCGTAGGATAGGGACTTTCGATTTCGACTTCGGTTCGCTTAATCACCCACCCCTCTTGGCGATGCCTGGCTTGTCCTGTGGCAAAAGCACGCAATCGCAGACGCAATTGTTCGATCTGAAGTTTAATCGTGGCCAGCGGATTCTTGCCGTAACGCTGCTCCGCCACATCACTCAGCGTATCTGAAAGGAACTCAAGAATCCGCTTCTCATCCGTCGAGTCTTTTACATCACCGACGCCGAACTCTTGAAGCGTATCATGAGCCAAATTTCCAAATGCTCCGCCATCGAGTTCGGTCGCCCAGTCGTCGTCTCCCTGCAGACCGGCGACATATTTCAAATAGAAACGATAAGGACACTTCAAGTACTGATTGATGCGTGTCGCCGAAAAACGATCCCAAGCTGGCATCTCTAGCCCACCAGGCACAGGAATTGGAATCCTCTGCCGATGGTCACTTTGCTCAACAGCAAGCGACTTCGCACTATTTTGCGGTGGCTGGGCCGTACCGAAAAACTTTTGCACGCGCTGCGGCAGGTCTTCGGAATCGCCGGTGAACAACAACCGGCTAGGGGCCAAGGGATCACCGTCCGCATTGCGTTTCGGTACGATCCAAGCGGCTACTTTGCGGGTGTGCTGAATGACCTGAACTTGGTAAGCATCGCGTGCGTAACGCAGCGAATCATCTTCTAAGCCGAGCAGTTTTCGCAGTGTGTTGGGCAAAAACAAATCAGCGGAATTTGAGCTAGGGATTAAGCCGTCGCAAAAGCTTGTCACCACGCACACCGGGGCATCCATCAATGGCAATTCCAGCCAGCCGAGAACTTCGATGGCCTGCTCGTCATGCTCGGCAGGAACCATCACCGAGGACAGTTGATTGCGTAGAACTCGCAACATGTCGGCGGAACCACATGGCAACGAAAGAGACTCTGGAATTTCGCTCCATGCAGCCAAAGCATCGTTAATCGCCGACAAGGGGCGAGCCACGCGCAAGTTATCGCTCGAATCGAGATCGATCATCCGCTCGCCGTAGATCGTCAGCAGCAGTTGACGCACGCGTTCGGCCCACTCGGTCAGCGGAAGATTGGCATTGGCGAACGGTGACGTCAACTCAGACAACTTGGCCACGGCCTCAGCCAGTTGCTCGTCGCTCATCTTGCTGCTCACTTCATCTGGCAAACGATCGTTAAACCAAGCATCAAGCTGTTCGATCCCTGGCTGCGAGAACTTCAAATGGTCGAACAAATCCGGGTGCCGGACCGATGCGGCCAGGGCTTGGTACTTATGCGTTTGCGAAAGTTCGCCGACACATTCCAGCAAGCGAAACGGGAGCGTACCGGTGACCGTTTCGCCGGGACCATAACGACAGGTGAGACCATGCTGCTGGAATACTCGTTGGATCTCTCCCAATAAAGATTCTTCTGGCAAGCCAATAATGATGTCTTTCGCAGAATAATCGCGAGCAACTTGAGCTATCGTTCCTGCGGCCTGATCGGCCTGCTGGGTAGGGCCATCGACAATCGCAATCGACTGCCAATCAAGATCGATTGCCTCGTCCGACCACGCATCGGCAACCAAGCAGCCGTGCTCGTCAAAATGATCTGCCCAGGCATCAGGGGCCCCAATCAAGGCGGTAATTTTTCCTTGTTTTGCCGTTACCTGGTCAAGCATCTGGCGTGTCACACGATTCAAATCGACCGTGCCCAGCAACACAATATGCTGATCACAGTGGCACTCGTTATGCTTTACCGCATACAGCCGGGCCGATTGCTTATCCCAGATTTCTAAGGCATCAAGCCGTTGAAGATACGCCGCTTGCAGCTTGGCCAGCACGTTCCAGCGGGCTTGCTCGGTGAACCCTTCAAGAGACTGCGCCTTATGGGCGACCTCGGCAAAGTCAAAAGCATTCGAGATCAACTCGCGATAGACCTTTCGCACGGCATCGCCAAAATCTCGCCAGCTGGCATAGTCGCTTGTCTCAGGAGGGTGCGGAATCAGCGGGGCCAGTTCCGCAGGCGAGACACTTCGCAGCGTCTCGCCCCAGGCAAATTGCTGGGTCAGCTCCGAAGCAAACGGAAACTGCGCATCGTAAAGATGTTCCGGCAGAAGCCCGACCGTGATTACCTTAGGCGGAATAAGCGAGCGTCCCCCCTCTTCGACCTGTTGAACCAATAGCTCTTGCAGCCGTCGACTAGCCAACCCGCCTGGTACCACAATCAAGCAGCCAGATAGGTCAACCAAAGGAAGCTCGTCAGAAACAACCGCCAACGTGCGGATCAGCCAAGCAGCTGCCGACGGTAAGATGGGGTGATCCCAAGATAAAAATTCACGTGTAATTGCCATCAGGCCGTCCGTGGAGAAGGTCTTGTCCATGCTACCCGTAGGATACAGCTCCTCGCGACGCAGGAGAAGTCACCTAAAGCGGCGGCAGCAGAAAGCTCAGCCTCTCAAGCGGACGTGACACGTTTGGTCACTCGGCCATGCGAACTGGAGTGGATCGCGGTAAGACCTCGTCGTAAACGGTCGCCACCCCCCGAGCCATAGCAACATCGGAAAAGGACTCGGCATGTCGTGCCAGGGCGTTTCGGCGAATCTCACGCCAATCGACTTTGCCGATCAGAACAGCCTCGATTTTTTGCGCCAAGTTCTGAGCGTCGTTCGGCTTGGCGATCATGCCACTCTCACCGTCGACAATTGCTTCCGTGACACCTTCCACATCGGTTGCCATCACGGGAACTCCGGCTGCCATCGCTTCCAAGACCACCATGGGCAGCCCTTCCCCGAACAGGCTAGGCAAGACAAACAAATCCATCTTTGCGAACTCTGCGTTCACATCCTGGGTAAAACCGACCCACTCGATCGCACCTGCCAGATTCAGCTTGGCAACTAGCTCTTGAATTTTCTGCTCGTAGTCAACCGTCTCGAAACGCCCGACCGCACGAAGACAAACGGGCTGGCCAGCTTGGCGTAGTTCGGCAATCGCTTCGAGCAAGACTTCCAACCCCTTGCGTGGGCGAAAGAGGGCTACCGTTCCTAAGGTCCAGTTTCCAACAGGAAGCTCGCGTTCAGGCACGTTGGCAAGTTGAGGGACACCGTTATGAACCACTGCCAGGCGGTTATCAGCGACTCCCATCGACTTCATGTGGGCAGCCAAGCTATTAGAGACACAAATCAGCTTATTCGCCCGCGCCACGGAAACCTGTTCGATCCGCTGGTTGAACCAGTTTCGCCATCGATTCGTCGAGTCACGCGAAGTCGGACTGTGGACATGATAAATGAAAGGAACATTCGCCAGATAGGCGGCCCCCATACCAATCATCGCAGTCCGCGGCGTATGGGCATGGACGATTTGAAACTGTTCTTTTTTTACAAGGTCAGCCAACGCTTTGGATTGCCACAAATCGAAGCGATGGCGCATCGGCATATCGTAAATCGCCCCGACACTCGCCGAGCGAGCCTGGGCGAACTGACCTGGCTTGACGCAAACAAAACTCACGTCGTAGCCAAATTGAGGCAAGCACTTGCCCAACAGATCCTGGACGCGTTCCGCCCCGGAATAGAACTCGCCATTGATCACATGCGCCACTTTTGCCAAGGAGCGCCGCGTGCTCTCAGTGTTATCGGTTTCTTGTTGCTCGTTCGGTGGGGAAAGCATGGCATTAGACATGATAGGCTCGTCGTTTGAATGGAATTTATCAAACGTACGTTCCCCCTAACAAACCAGCGCAGTTCATTCCTTCCCAAGCCGATTCCGCACGACCGTGTTACGCACGGTTGCAACGATTATAACGACAAACGCTGACGACACGGCTCTTCCCAGGCAAGCCCCCAAACCTAGTGAGCGACTACCTGAGCCCCGCCTGCCATTGGTCGCTTCTGTTAGCAATAGGCAACCAAGCGTCAATTAAGCCCTATCAATTCGCCCAACTCTGGCAGTTTGGCGTAGAAGAGATAGCCCCCAGCGATCAGCATCCCGAACGAAGAAATCCACAATCCCACGTCCCACAATAGGCCTGGCATGAGACGATGATCGATTCGCCGGTACCGATAAAAGAGCGCGGCAAACGAAAGCATTGGCAACATGATTGCCTGCATCACGCCACTTAGCAAAACCAGCTTGGCCGGCTCGGGTATGATCGCATACACGACAAAACAAAGCAGCGGAAATGCCACATTAAAAACCGTTACCGTGTTATGCAGCGACTTGTCAGAAGGAGGAATGAGACCAAACAAACGAACCCCATCCGCATCAACCCGGGCATGCCCTGCATTGGCGACAAAGAAGGTGGAATACAGAACCGCAAACGCCCCGAACAAGAATAGCGTCGGTGCAATCGTCCCGAACACAGGTTCGTACATCACACTCAAAGTGCGAATCAGCTCGGTACTCTCTGGGTTCATACCCGCACGCCCTAAAATGGCCGCCCCCAGCAGATAGAACGCGATTGTCGCAAAAGTGTAAACAACCATCGAACCCCAAGCATCTAACTGCATGACCTTCATCCAGCCGGAAGCACGGCGAGCCCAACTTTCCGACTCGCTCCTTGGTCCTGTAAAACGGGCGTAGCCTCGCTCGATGCACCAATAGGGATAAGTAATGAGTTCGGAAGCCCCCACACCGATGATGCCAAAGGTTGCTAAGGCGGTAACCACCGGATTCACCCCTGAAACAGTATTGCCTGGCAGGCTGAAGCTTAGCCCCAGCAGCACTTCGCTGCCCGAGACAGCCCAATCGGGCGAGAACTGCAAGGCGAATAGATTGCCAATGGTGACAAGCGTAAAGCTGGCCACCAGGATGGTCGAGAAGTGCTGAATAAAGTGGTACCGCCCCAAATAAAGTAGCCCCGCTGTCACCACCGCGATGATCCCAGCCCACAACTTGTCATCGATACTAACGACGGACTGTTTTAATTCTTGCATCACGGACTGCGAGCTGGCGATCTGCTGCTTGAGGTGTTTAAGCTGATCCTTGTCGGTTGTCTCGCCCATTAACACCTGGTCCGCTTGAATGCTACGCCGGAGGGCAAGATATTGGGCCGAGGTCTCGGACTGGGCCGCTTCTAAAGCTTTCAGCTTGTCCTTTGCCTGAGCCAAAGCAGGCTGGTCATCACGATCGCGAGCCAATCGCGCCAGCGTTTCCTGAATTTGGATTTCAGCTTGAGCCTTGGCAAAGGCGTTGTACTGACGTCCATGTTCCGTTAGGGGTACGCAGATTTGCATGGCCTGGCCTACCGCTCCGACGATTCCGCCTAACTGAGCAAGACTCGCCAAGGTCATCAGTAGCCAATAGACCATCAACCAGTTGATACTGCGCGGTTGTCCCCAAGAGCGAAAACGGACTGCGGGCCCAGGGATTTCGTTCAATCCGTCCAGTGCCGTCTTACCCGACGTAATGGTATAACGTCCGAATTCCACCTGAACGAAAACCTTGATTACGCACCCTAAAATGATCAGCCACAACAGCGAGAAGCCAGCTTCGGCACCCGTTTTGGTTGTCGCGATCAATTCGCCAGAACCGACGATCGAGCCAGCCACAATCAAGCCAGGCCCAAGGTGAGTAAGCATCGACAAGAAGCGTGTTGGCGGCTCGACCGTAAGATCGATCTCGTCCGGAGTCTCTCCGGGAGAAGGCGCGGAATCGCTCATGAGGGGGCAACAAGGTGAGGGGACCAGCGTCCCGGGAGGATGATGGAGGAGGTTGGGTACAGGCTAACCCATTTTGACAGGCTTGAAAAGAACTTGCCTGTCAGGCAGAAGAGAAGGCGCTACAGATAAGAATTAGGCCACCCGGGCACTATGGATTCTCGGAATCGTAGTACATGACTTCTTCTTCCAATATTTCGCCTTCATCAATTGACTCAACAGGAACCCCTTCGCTAATCACTGTATGAGAAGAATAGGGGGCGAATGCCGAGCCAGCGCGCTGACCACTCAACTGTGCTTCGTCAAATGCAGCATACGTATAGTCATAGGGATGACTACACATTGCACAACCCAAACTGCTGGTCAGCATGAAAGAAGCAATCAGGTAGAGGAACGTTTTCATGGCATCGCAGCCTTGCATAGGGAGCCGAATCGTCGGTAGATCTCGTTTCCGTAGTTCTATCGTCAAGTCCGGTCTGGCAAGTTAAGTCGATTTTAACGGTTGAACCGATTTTAAGGGGACTAACTGCTAGCAAATCTAAAACGGAGCTCCCTCGGAACGCGAAAAGACCAGCCTTATCATGGGACTGGTCTTTCCGTGTTGCTTTGCTGTAGAGGTGAAACGGCTTAATTAGGCGATTGCCCGATTCCGATTCGCCATACGATCGCGCATCGGAGGTTGACCATCGATAACGCGGACCATGTCCTGCCACTCGGGCGTTTCCGTTCCCAAAATGTCGACAATCGCGAGCAGCTCTTCCCAATCTTCTTCATTCGTCACCGAGAACCGCAGATCGTTCCGGTCGAGCGATTTCGGCACCGGCAATCTCTCTTGCTGAAAGAGCTCAGGATAGTCCAAGAAGGAGCTATTGATATGGTAAGCATCCGTTTCAGACTTCACCTCGCGGGCAGCCTTGGCGAGGGCCGAACTACGAATCCATTCGGCAAACAAACCAATG is a genomic window containing:
- a CDS encoding PD-(D/E)XK nuclease family protein, which codes for MAITREFLSWDHPILPSAAAWLIRTLAVVSDELPLVDLSGCLIVVPGGLASRRLQELLVQQVEEGGRSLIPPKVITVGLLPEHLYDAQFPFASELTQQFAWGETLRSVSPAELAPLIPHPPETSDYASWRDFGDAVRKVYRELISNAFDFAEVAHKAQSLEGFTEQARWNVLAKLQAAYLQRLDALEIWDKQSARLYAVKHNECHCDQHIVLLGTVDLNRVTRQMLDQVTAKQGKITALIGAPDAWADHFDEHGCLVADAWSDEAIDLDWQSIAIVDGPTQQADQAAGTIAQVARDYSAKDIIIGLPEESLLGEIQRVFQQHGLTCRYGPGETVTGTLPFRLLECVGELSQTHKYQALAASVRHPDLFDHLKFSQPGIEQLDAWFNDRLPDEVSSKMSDEQLAEAVAKLSELTSPFANANLPLTEWAERVRQLLLTIYGERMIDLDSSDNLRVARPLSAINDALAAWSEIPESLSLPCGSADMLRVLRNQLSSVMVPAEHDEQAIEVLGWLELPLMDAPVCVVTSFCDGLIPSSNSADLFLPNTLRKLLGLEDDSLRYARDAYQVQVIQHTRKVAAWIVPKRNADGDPLAPSRLLFTGDSEDLPQRVQKFFGTAQPPQNSAKSLAVEQSDHRQRIPIPVPGGLEMPAWDRFSATRINQYLKCPYRFYLKYVAGLQGDDDWATELDGGAFGNLAHDTLQEFGVGDVKDSTDEKRILEFLSDTLSDVAEQRYGKNPLATIKLQIEQLRLRLRAFATGQARHRQEGWVIKRTEVEIESPYPTIEVDQDEIELEGRIDRIDQNLETGEWAVWDYKTGDSVGDPEKDHQTGPRNEKVWTGVQLPFYRHLVKAVGVRGPVSLGYITLPKLGEEVRFRVAKWNEDDLDEADATIVNAIRNIRAGNFFPPAEMQYVDEFSRICQDTVLGKWEATQ
- a CDS encoding glycosyltransferase; amino-acid sequence: MSNAMLSPPNEQQETDNTESTRRSLAKVAHVINGEFYSGAERVQDLLGKCLPQFGYDVSFVCVKPGQFAQARSASVGAIYDMPMRHRFDLWQSKALADLVKKEQFQIVHAHTPRTAMIGMGAAYLANVPFIYHVHSPTSRDSTNRWRNWFNQRIEQVSVARANKLICVSNSLAAHMKSMGVADNRLAVVHNGVPQLANVPERELPVGNWTLGTVALFRPRKGLEVLLEAIAELRQAGQPVCLRAVGRFETVDYEQKIQELVAKLNLAGAIEWVGFTQDVNAEFAKMDLFVLPSLFGEGLPMVVLEAMAAGVPVMATDVEGVTEAIVDGESGMIAKPNDAQNLAQKIEAVLIGKVDWREIRRNALARHAESFSDVAMARGVATVYDEVLPRSTPVRMAE
- a CDS encoding Nramp family divalent metal transporter produces the protein MSDSAPSPGETPDEIDLTVEPPTRFLSMLTHLGPGLIVAGSIVGSGELIATTKTGAEAGFSLLWLIILGCVIKVFVQVEFGRYTITSGKTALDGLNEIPGPAVRFRSWGQPRSINWLMVYWLLMTLASLAQLGGIVGAVGQAMQICVPLTEHGRQYNAFAKAQAEIQIQETLARLARDRDDQPALAQAKDKLKALEAAQSETSAQYLALRRSIQADQVLMGETTDKDQLKHLKQQIASSQSVMQELKQSVVSIDDKLWAGIIAVVTAGLLYLGRYHFIQHFSTILVASFTLVTIGNLFALQFSPDWAVSGSEVLLGLSFSLPGNTVSGVNPVVTALATFGIIGVGASELITYPYWCIERGYARFTGPRSESESWARRASGWMKVMQLDAWGSMVVYTFATIAFYLLGAAILGRAGMNPESTELIRTLSVMYEPVFGTIAPTLFLFGAFAVLYSTFFVANAGHARVDADGVRLFGLIPPSDKSLHNTVTVFNVAFPLLCFVVYAIIPEPAKLVLLSGVMQAIMLPMLSFAALFYRYRRIDHRLMPGLLWDVGLWISSFGMLIAGGYLFYAKLPELGELIGLN